One region of Haloprofundus salilacus genomic DNA includes:
- a CDS encoding aspartate aminotransferase family protein, translated as MSLGDKQQDIDHAERLRERTPKSREFHDRAAAITPLGVESNVRAFDPYPFYVESASGSYITDIDENEYLDFLLALGPIILGHGNEEVREAVKAQVDKCDLTATPQPIAFEYMEKVAEMTPSIETVRLANSGTEATMHAMRVARSYTGKDKVAKPEGGYAGAHDYALQSVYATEEALGPADEPSTVSYGTGIPDAVSETMVAFPFNDKEATEKILRKHADDLAAVIIEPVMFSAGCLKPRDGYHEFLRELTEELGVVLIWDEVMTGFRLGPDSAQGRFGVTPDMTAFAKVAGGGYQLAGFGGRAEIMEEIIPPGKDEGHKWNSSAFHGGTYNGHPVSAAAGLKTLEILQEGDVYDHIERLGDKLFGGLQEVADDVGLPVNVQHIGSMGQVYMTDHDIHYYRDTWHANEQRFADWWLEAAGREVLFGNPMQGERFFTTYTHTDEEIDRALEVAEEAFRAVDHEYED; from the coding sequence ATGAGTCTCGGTGACAAACAGCAAGACATCGACCACGCCGAACGTCTCCGCGAACGGACGCCGAAGAGCCGCGAGTTCCACGACCGCGCGGCGGCGATAACGCCGCTCGGAGTCGAATCGAACGTGCGCGCGTTCGACCCGTATCCGTTCTACGTCGAGAGCGCCAGTGGGTCGTACATCACGGACATCGACGAGAACGAGTATCTCGATTTCCTGCTCGCGCTCGGACCGATCATCCTCGGACACGGCAACGAGGAGGTTCGCGAGGCGGTGAAGGCGCAGGTCGACAAGTGCGACCTGACGGCGACGCCGCAACCCATCGCCTTCGAGTACATGGAGAAGGTCGCGGAGATGACGCCGAGCATCGAGACGGTCCGCCTCGCCAACAGCGGCACCGAGGCGACGATGCACGCGATGCGGGTCGCGCGCTCGTACACGGGGAAAGACAAGGTGGCGAAGCCGGAGGGCGGCTACGCAGGGGCACACGATTACGCGCTGCAGAGCGTCTACGCTACCGAAGAGGCGCTCGGCCCGGCGGACGAGCCGAGCACCGTCTCCTACGGCACCGGCATCCCAGACGCGGTGAGCGAGACGATGGTCGCGTTCCCGTTCAACGACAAGGAGGCGACCGAGAAGATTCTGCGCAAGCACGCCGACGACCTCGCGGCGGTCATCATCGAACCGGTGATGTTCTCGGCCGGCTGTCTGAAGCCCCGCGACGGGTACCACGAGTTCCTCCGCGAGCTTACCGAGGAACTGGGCGTCGTCCTCATCTGGGACGAGGTGATGACCGGCTTCCGCCTCGGCCCCGACAGCGCGCAGGGGCGTTTCGGCGTCACCCCCGACATGACGGCGTTCGCCAAGGTGGCCGGCGGCGGTTACCAGCTCGCCGGCTTCGGCGGCAGGGCCGAGATCATGGAGGAGATCATCCCGCCCGGAAAGGACGAGGGGCACAAGTGGAACTCCTCGGCGTTCCACGGCGGCACATACAACGGTCACCCGGTGTCGGCCGCGGCGGGGCTGAAGACGCTCGAAATCCTGCAGGAGGGTGACGTCTACGACCACATCGAGCGACTCGGCGACAAACTCTTCGGCGGACTCCAGGAGGTGGCCGACGACGTCGGTCTCCCGGTGAACGTCCAGCACATCGGCTCGATGGGCCAGGTCTACATGACCGACCACGACATCCACTACTACCGCGACACCTGGCACGCGAACGAACAGCGGTTCGCCGACTGGTGGCTCGAAGCCGCCGGCCGCGAGGTGCTCTTCGGAAATCCGATGCAGGGCGAGCGGTTCTTTACAACCTACACCCACACGGACGAGGAGATCGACCGCGCGCTCGAAGTCGCCGAGGAGGCGTTCCGGGCCGTCGACCACGAGTACGAGGACTGA
- a CDS encoding NAD(P)/FAD-dependent oxidoreductase: MTGDRTAVRGTTRGDRRDAGVLVVGGGVVGCAVARELAADHDVVVLEQDQIAGGATALAAGEITMTPSYSDVLAVADHANDFFRGYDGTGRFRFHERPSLELVRDGRADAARRRVDRLRSDGIDVAYLEPEAVRERYPRVDASRLDGAVRHAETGFVDPYTFAVTLKEEAEARGARFRMGLAVDEVVVDDGRIRGVSTAEGEFCAPTVVAAAGWRTERLLRDVVRIPVRPYRTQCIVLDPGAPLEETFPMGWIPGEHVYFRAEHNGDLLVGGWSFATDDPEGASRQEDEAFRDHVAEVVPSVFREFDRAGFVDGWAGIDGATPDTRPIIDAPADAPEGLIVATGFHGRGIMTAPVAATLVRSFVTGEACDLPREEFTLSRFDSTSPDFEFRSISAGDDSYE; encoded by the coding sequence ATGACCGGGGACCGCACCGCCGTCCGCGGAACGACTCGGGGAGACAGGCGGGATGCCGGGGTCCTCGTCGTCGGCGGGGGCGTCGTCGGCTGCGCAGTCGCGCGAGAGCTCGCCGCCGACCACGACGTCGTCGTCCTCGAACAGGATCAGATTGCCGGCGGCGCGACGGCGCTCGCGGCCGGCGAGATTACGATGACGCCGTCGTACTCGGACGTGCTCGCCGTCGCCGACCACGCGAACGATTTCTTCCGCGGCTACGACGGGACCGGCCGGTTCCGGTTTCACGAACGACCGAGCCTCGAACTCGTCCGTGACGGCCGCGCCGACGCCGCCCGCCGACGCGTCGACCGCCTCCGGAGCGACGGCATCGACGTCGCGTACCTCGAACCAGAGGCGGTTCGCGAGCGGTATCCGCGCGTCGACGCCTCGCGGCTCGACGGGGCGGTCAGACACGCGGAGACGGGGTTCGTCGACCCGTACACGTTCGCCGTCACCCTGAAGGAGGAGGCCGAAGCGCGCGGCGCGCGGTTCCGAATGGGACTCGCAGTCGACGAGGTGGTAGTCGACGACGGTCGGATTCGCGGCGTCTCGACCGCGGAGGGCGAGTTCTGCGCGCCGACGGTCGTCGCCGCGGCCGGGTGGCGGACCGAGCGCCTGCTCCGCGACGTCGTCCGGATTCCGGTCCGCCCGTACCGAACCCAGTGCATCGTCCTTGACCCCGGAGCGCCGCTCGAGGAGACGTTTCCGATGGGGTGGATTCCGGGCGAGCACGTCTACTTCCGCGCCGAGCACAACGGCGACCTGCTCGTCGGCGGCTGGTCGTTCGCGACGGACGACCCCGAGGGCGCGAGTCGGCAGGAGGACGAGGCGTTCAGGGACCACGTCGCCGAGGTGGTGCCGTCGGTCTTCCGCGAGTTCGACCGGGCGGGATTCGTCGACGGCTGGGCCGGGATCGACGGCGCCACGCCGGACACCCGCCCGATAATCGACGCGCCCGCGGACGCCCCCGAGGGACTAATCGTCGCGACGGGGTTCCACGGCCGGGGCATCATGACCGCGCCGGTCGCCGCGACGCTCGTTCGGTCGTTCGTCACCGGCGAGGCATGCGACCTGCCACGGGAGGAGTTCACGCTCTCGCGATTCGATTCCACCTCACCCGACTTCGAGTTCAGAAGCATCAGCGCCGGTGACGACAGCTACGAGTAA
- a CDS encoding glutamate--tRNA ligase, with product MDEDLRERVQAEAEKHALFNAVKYESDADVGAVMGPLMGENPEFRPHGGEIPGVVGGVVADVNGMDHAERRERLGELAPDLLDELDSEDEEDDRVLSDLPNADAYDEVRMRAAPNPNGPWHIGHARMPAVIGTYKEMYDGSFVVRFDDTDPETKRPDLDAYDAILDDIEYLGFEPDDVLRASDRLEIYYDHARQLIEKGGAYTCSCSGEAFSELKNSGEPCPHRDKDPETTLREFEALVDGEYSSGEMVLRVKTDIQHKNPALRDFVAFRVIDTPHPREEATEYRLWPMLDFQSGIDDHLTGVTHIIRGIDLQDSAKRQQFVYDYFNWEYPEVVHWGHVQIDEYGVKMSTSTIKRLIEEGELDGWDDPRAPTIKSLRRRGIRGEAIVESMVGLGTSTSNVDLAMSTVYANNRALVDDEAPRYFLVRDGVEPTTDDASEVGPAVELPLSGGPDAGHPSIHPDHEKRGRRDVPAGDAVLAEEADLPESGERVWLKGYGCVRYEADALEYVGDDIGVVRDEGVDVIHWVPAGENVAVTMRTMDGNVTGHAEPDFADATVDDVVQFERVGFVRVDEQGDGEAVTYFAHE from the coding sequence ATGGATGAGGACCTTCGAGAGCGTGTACAGGCGGAAGCCGAGAAACACGCGCTGTTTAACGCCGTGAAGTACGAGAGCGACGCCGACGTGGGCGCGGTGATGGGACCGCTAATGGGCGAGAACCCCGAGTTCCGACCGCACGGCGGCGAAATCCCCGGCGTCGTCGGCGGCGTCGTCGCCGACGTGAACGGGATGGACCACGCGGAGCGACGCGAGCGACTGGGCGAACTCGCGCCCGACCTGCTCGACGAACTTGACAGCGAAGACGAGGAGGACGATCGGGTGCTCTCGGACCTGCCGAACGCCGACGCCTACGATGAGGTGCGGATGCGCGCCGCACCGAACCCGAACGGGCCGTGGCACATCGGCCACGCGCGGATGCCCGCGGTTATCGGGACGTACAAGGAGATGTACGACGGCTCCTTCGTCGTCCGCTTCGACGACACCGACCCCGAGACGAAGCGCCCGGACCTCGACGCCTACGACGCCATCTTAGACGACATCGAGTACCTCGGCTTCGAGCCCGACGACGTGCTCCGGGCGTCGGACCGCCTCGAAATTTACTACGACCACGCCCGACAGCTCATCGAGAAGGGCGGCGCGTACACCTGCTCCTGCTCGGGCGAGGCGTTCTCAGAACTGAAAAACTCGGGCGAACCCTGCCCGCACCGCGACAAGGACCCCGAGACGACGCTCCGAGAGTTCGAGGCGCTCGTCGACGGCGAGTACTCTTCCGGCGAGATGGTGCTCCGCGTGAAGACCGACATCCAGCACAAGAACCCCGCGCTGCGCGACTTCGTCGCGTTCCGCGTCATCGACACGCCGCACCCGCGCGAGGAGGCCACGGAGTACCGCCTCTGGCCGATGCTCGACTTTCAGTCCGGCATCGACGACCACCTGACGGGCGTCACGCACATCATCCGCGGCATCGACCTGCAGGACTCGGCGAAACGCCAGCAGTTCGTCTACGACTACTTCAACTGGGAGTACCCGGAGGTTGTCCACTGGGGCCACGTCCAGATAGACGAGTACGGCGTGAAGATGTCCACCTCGACCATCAAGCGACTCATCGAGGAGGGCGAACTCGACGGATGGGACGACCCGCGCGCGCCGACCATCAAGAGCCTCCGACGGCGGGGAATCCGAGGCGAGGCCATCGTCGAGTCGATGGTCGGTCTCGGCACCTCGACGAGCAACGTCGACCTCGCGATGAGCACCGTCTACGCCAACAACCGAGCGCTCGTCGACGATGAGGCTCCCAGATATTTCCTCGTCCGCGACGGGGTCGAGCCGACGACCGACGATGCGTCCGAGGTCGGCCCCGCCGTCGAACTCCCGCTCTCCGGCGGTCCCGACGCGGGTCACCCGTCGATTCACCCCGACCACGAGAAGCGCGGCCGCCGCGACGTCCCCGCCGGTGACGCCGTCCTCGCCGAGGAGGCCGACCTACCCGAGAGCGGCGAGCGCGTCTGGCTGAAAGGCTACGGCTGCGTCCGCTACGAGGCCGACGCGCTAGAGTACGTCGGCGACGACATCGGCGTCGTCCGCGACGAGGGCGTCGACGTGATTCACTGGGTTCCGGCCGGCGAGAACGTCGCCGTGACGATGCGGACGATGGACGGCAACGTGACGGGCCACGCCGAACCCGACTTCGCGGACGCCACCGTCGACGACGTGGTGCAATTCGAGCGCGTCGGCTTCGTTCGCGTCGACGAACAGGGCGACGGCGAGGCGGTAACGTACTTCGCGCACGAGTAG
- the idsA3 gene encoding geranylfarnesyl diphosphate synthase, which produces MSSDATEERVLAAVGERRELVNEAIDEEVPMAEPKRLYEATRYLLEAGGKRLRPAVALLAAEALADVQPLSTEYREFPALDDGTVDVMRAAVGLEVIQSFTLIHDDIMDDDDLRRGVPAVHTAYDTETAILAGDTLYSKAFELMTDTGAAPDRGLEATRLLATTCTRICEGQALDVSFEHREDILPDEYLEMIEYKTAVLYGAAAATPAVLMGADDDIVDALYRYGIDAGRAFQIQDDVLDLTVPSEELGKQRGSDLVEEKETLITLHARQHGVDIAELVGSTSVDQVTEADIDAAVAELERVGSIDYAREMAEDLVEQSKERLSVLPDNEARSLLEDIADYLITRGY; this is translated from the coding sequence ATGTCATCGGACGCGACTGAGGAGCGGGTACTGGCCGCCGTCGGCGAGCGACGCGAACTCGTCAACGAGGCCATCGACGAGGAGGTGCCCATGGCCGAACCCAAGCGCCTCTACGAAGCCACTCGCTACCTTCTGGAAGCGGGCGGCAAGCGTCTCAGACCCGCCGTCGCGCTGCTCGCCGCCGAAGCGCTCGCCGACGTGCAACCGCTGTCGACGGAGTACCGCGAGTTTCCGGCGCTCGACGACGGAACCGTCGACGTGATGCGCGCCGCCGTCGGCCTCGAAGTCATCCAGTCGTTCACGCTCATCCACGACGACATCATGGACGACGACGACCTGCGCCGTGGCGTCCCGGCCGTCCACACGGCGTACGATACGGAGACGGCCATCCTGGCCGGCGACACGCTCTACTCGAAAGCGTTCGAACTCATGACCGACACGGGTGCGGCACCCGATCGGGGTCTCGAAGCGACCAGACTGCTCGCGACGACCTGCACGCGAATCTGCGAAGGGCAGGCGCTCGACGTCTCGTTCGAGCACCGCGAGGACATCCTCCCCGACGAGTATCTGGAGATGATAGAGTACAAGACTGCAGTGCTGTACGGGGCGGCGGCGGCGACGCCCGCGGTCCTGATGGGCGCGGACGACGACATCGTCGACGCACTCTACCGGTACGGCATCGACGCCGGCCGCGCGTTCCAGATTCAAGACGACGTGTTGGATCTCACCGTCCCCTCCGAAGAACTCGGCAAGCAACGAGGCTCCGACCTCGTCGAGGAGAAGGAGACGCTCATCACGCTGCACGCGCGCCAGCACGGCGTGGACATCGCCGAACTCGTCGGTAGCACTTCGGTGGACCAGGTCACCGAAGCAGACATCGACGCGGCCGTCGCCGAACTCGAACGCGTCGGCAGCATCGACTACGCCCGCGAGATGGCCGAGGACCTCGTCGAGCAGAGCAAGGAGCGACTGTCGGTGCTGCCGGACAACGAGGCGCGTAGCCTCCTCGAAGATATCGCCGACTACCTCATCACGCGCGGCTACTGA
- a CDS encoding ribonuclease J: MEIEIATIGGYEEVGRQMTAVRAGNDVVVFDMGLNLSQVLIHDNVETEKMHSLDLIDMGAIPDDRVMSDLEGDVKAIVPTHGHLDHIGAISKLAHRYDAPIVATPFTIELVKQQVQGENKFNVNNDLVKMEAGETMSIGDSGQVELEFVNVTHSIIDAINPVVHTPEGAIVYGLDKRMDHTPVIGDPIDMKRFREIGREGNGVLCYIEDCTNAGRKGRTPSESVARRHLQDVMTSIEDYDGGIVATTFSSHIARVTSLVEFAQDIGRQPVLLGRSMEKYSGTAERLNFVDFPDDLGMYGHRKSVDRTFKRIMKEGKENFLPIVTGHQGEPRAMLTRMGRGETPYELEDGDKVIFSARVIPEPTNEGQRYQSEKLLKMQGARIYDDIHVSGHLREEGHYTMLDALQPQHVIPAHQNLKGFAPYVSLCESQGYTLGRDVHVTSNGNMIQLVQ; the protein is encoded by the coding sequence ATGGAAATCGAAATCGCAACCATTGGCGGCTACGAAGAAGTCGGTCGGCAGATGACTGCCGTCCGCGCCGGTAACGACGTCGTCGTCTTCGACATGGGTCTGAACCTCTCGCAGGTTCTCATCCACGACAACGTCGAGACCGAGAAGATGCACAGCCTGGACCTCATCGACATGGGGGCCATCCCGGACGACCGCGTGATGTCGGACCTCGAAGGCGACGTGAAGGCCATCGTGCCGACGCACGGCCACCTCGACCACATCGGCGCCATCTCGAAACTGGCGCACCGCTACGACGCGCCCATCGTCGCGACGCCGTTCACCATCGAACTGGTGAAACAGCAGGTCCAGGGCGAGAACAAGTTCAACGTCAACAACGACCTCGTGAAGATGGAAGCCGGCGAGACGATGTCCATCGGCGACTCCGGACAGGTCGAACTCGAGTTCGTCAACGTCACCCACTCCATCATCGACGCCATCAATCCGGTCGTCCACACGCCCGAGGGCGCTATCGTCTACGGCCTCGACAAGCGGATGGACCACACGCCGGTCATTGGCGACCCCATCGACATGAAGCGCTTCCGCGAGATCGGTCGTGAGGGTAACGGCGTCCTCTGTTACATCGAGGACTGCACGAACGCCGGCCGGAAGGGCCGTACACCCTCCGAGTCCGTCGCTCGTCGCCACCTCCAAGACGTGATGACCTCCATCGAGGACTACGACGGCGGTATCGTCGCGACGACGTTCTCCAGCCACATCGCCCGCGTCACGAGTCTCGTCGAGTTCGCCCAGGACATCGGCCGACAGCCCGTCCTTCTCGGACGCTCGATGGAGAAGTACTCCGGCACTGCGGAACGGCTGAACTTCGTCGACTTCCCGGACGACCTCGGGATGTACGGCCACCGGAAATCCGTCGACCGGACGTTCAAGCGCATCATGAAGGAGGGCAAGGAGAACTTCCTGCCCATCGTCACGGGTCACCAGGGCGAGCCGCGCGCGATGCTCACCCGGATGGGCCGCGGCGAGACGCCGTACGAACTCGAAGACGGCGACAAAGTCATCTTCTCGGCGCGCGTGATTCCGGAGCCGACGAACGAGGGCCAGCGCTACCAGTCCGAGAAACTCCTGAAGATGCAAGGCGCGCGCATCTACGACGACATCCACGTCTCCGGCCACCTCCGCGAGGAGGGTCACTACACGATGCTCGACGCGTTGCAGCCCCAGCACGTCATTCCGGCCCACCAGAACCTCAAAGGGTTCGCGCCGTACGTCAGCCTCTGCGAGTCGCAGGGCTACACACTCGGCCGGGACGTGCACGTGACGAGCAACGGGAACATGATCCAGCTGGTCCAGTGA
- the priS gene encoding DNA primase small subunit PriS — protein MNGRTREYLRGRFGDYYRSATLSLPPAADEREWGHIPWTAGGTTMVRHQSLLDVGDLGDFLARESPRHVYFSAARYADPGANEMDEKGWRGADLVFDLDADHLPGVDPEATSYAEMLADCKDALLRLLAFLEDDFAFSEMETVFSGGRGYHVHVRDESVQELDSEARREIVDYVRAIDLDVDGLMEKRPNETGTLRDTLRTEGGWGARTHEALLALADDLESEDREAALNRLREFDGVGEKTSKKLLKAFETNRDAIESGNMEAGTAKTLVKKIAREVVADQTAPIDEPVTTDVRRLIRLPGSLHGGSSLVVTTLDRDEVEGFEPLRDAVPGRFTRRDITVDLPEPAVVEFGGETTKLSAGENTVNESVGVFLMTRGAAEKARE, from the coding sequence ATGAACGGTCGAACACGAGAGTATCTTCGGGGCCGCTTCGGCGACTACTACCGGAGCGCAACGCTGTCGCTCCCGCCCGCGGCCGACGAGCGCGAGTGGGGACACATCCCTTGGACCGCGGGCGGGACGACGATGGTTCGCCACCAGTCGCTGCTCGATGTCGGCGACCTCGGCGACTTCCTCGCCCGCGAGTCCCCCCGCCACGTCTACTTCTCGGCGGCGCGCTACGCCGACCCCGGCGCGAACGAGATGGACGAGAAGGGCTGGCGCGGCGCGGACCTCGTGTTCGACCTCGACGCCGACCACTTACCCGGCGTCGACCCGGAGGCGACGAGTTACGCCGAGATGCTCGCCGACTGCAAGGACGCGCTGCTCCGCCTGCTGGCGTTTCTGGAGGACGACTTCGCGTTCTCGGAGATGGAGACCGTCTTCTCGGGTGGGCGGGGCTACCACGTCCACGTCCGCGACGAATCAGTTCAAGAACTCGACAGCGAGGCGCGGCGCGAAATCGTCGACTACGTCCGCGCCATCGACCTCGACGTCGACGGGCTGATGGAGAAGCGGCCGAACGAGACGGGGACGCTCCGAGACACCCTCCGGACCGAAGGAGGGTGGGGCGCTCGGACGCACGAGGCGCTGCTCGCGCTGGCCGACGACCTCGAATCCGAGGACAGAGAGGCCGCGCTGAACCGACTCCGGGAGTTCGACGGCGTCGGCGAGAAGACGTCGAAGAAACTCCTCAAAGCGTTCGAGACGAACCGAGACGCCATCGAATCGGGGAACATGGAGGCGGGGACGGCGAAGACGTTGGTGAAGAAGATCGCCCGCGAAGTCGTCGCCGACCAGACCGCGCCCATCGACGAGCCCGTGACGACCGACGTGCGCCGCCTCATCCGCCTGCCGGGGAGCCTCCACGGCGGGTCGTCGCTCGTCGTGACGACGCTCGACCGCGACGAAGTCGAAGGGTTCGAACCGCTTCGGGACGCGGTCCCCGGGCGGTTCACGCGCCGGGACATCACCGTCGACCTCCCCGAACCGGCGGTCGTCGAATTCGGCGGGGAAACGACTAAGCTATCAGCGGGAGAGAATACGGTGAACGAGAGCGTCGGCGTCTTCCTGATGACGCGCGGGGCGGCGGAGAAAGCCAGAGAATGA
- the bcp gene encoding thioredoxin-dependent thiol peroxidase produces the protein MLSVGDDAPDFELPDQDGETVSLSQFSGDRVVLYFYPRADTPGCTTEACGFRDSIDEFEERGVHVLGVSDDPVADLEAFVEEYDLPFRLLSDESGEVAAAYDSYGEKNMFGNTFDGVFRNTYVVGSDGTIERAYEGVSPEGHAEAILDDIGA, from the coding sequence ATGCTCTCAGTCGGCGACGACGCCCCCGACTTCGAACTGCCCGACCAAGACGGCGAGACGGTATCGCTCTCGCAGTTCTCGGGCGACCGAGTGGTACTCTACTTCTACCCGCGAGCGGACACGCCGGGCTGTACGACCGAAGCCTGCGGGTTCCGCGACAGCATCGACGAGTTCGAAGAACGAGGCGTCCACGTCCTCGGAGTCAGCGACGACCCGGTGGCAGACCTCGAAGCGTTCGTCGAGGAGTACGACCTTCCGTTCCGCCTGCTCTCGGACGAGTCGGGAGAAGTCGCCGCTGCCTACGACTCCTACGGCGAGAAGAACATGTTCGGTAACACCTTCGACGGCGTCTTCCGCAACACCTACGTCGTCGGTTCGGACGGAACCATCGAGCGCGCCTACGAGGGCGTCTCGCCGGAGGGCCACGCCGAGGCCATCCTCGACGACATCGGCGCGTAG
- a CDS encoding DMT family transporter, translating to MSRYRDIGLFLLLSTLWGGSFVAIEVGLRDLPPVLFAALRFDVAAVVLLGYAALRVDDPIPRSRGDFTAIAASALFIVAANNALLFVGQTQTTGSIASIVYSLNPILTTAFAALLVGGVSLDARGYVGVLLGLVGVVIVADPSLLSGGGLSSDALGVAIVFGAAVAVSLGSVLVRRADAQTPSVAVTAWSMGLGAVVIHASSLAVEGVPSPSLSADTVAALVFLGLFASALAYSIYFDLLERQGPFQANLVAYIVPVVATLLGWALLSERITPATVGGFLLVFVGFALVKYKTLIDELPKMRAGVRAVVGLFR from the coding sequence GTGTCCCGATACCGAGACATTGGACTCTTCCTCCTGCTCTCGACGCTGTGGGGCGGGTCGTTCGTCGCCATCGAAGTCGGTCTGCGGGACCTTCCGCCCGTGCTGTTCGCGGCGCTGCGCTTCGACGTCGCCGCGGTGGTGCTGCTCGGCTACGCCGCGCTCCGCGTCGACGACCCGATTCCGCGTAGCCGCGGCGATTTCACCGCAATCGCCGCCAGCGCGCTGTTCATCGTCGCCGCCAACAACGCGCTGCTGTTCGTCGGCCAGACGCAGACGACCGGAAGCATCGCCTCCATCGTTTACAGTCTCAACCCGATTCTGACGACGGCGTTCGCCGCCCTGCTCGTCGGCGGTGTCAGTCTCGACGCGAGAGGCTACGTCGGCGTCCTCCTCGGCCTCGTGGGCGTCGTCATCGTCGCCGACCCGTCGCTTCTCTCCGGCGGCGGACTCTCCAGCGACGCGCTCGGCGTCGCAATCGTCTTCGGGGCAGCCGTCGCCGTCTCGCTCGGGAGCGTTCTCGTCCGCCGCGCCGACGCGCAGACGCCGAGCGTCGCGGTCACCGCGTGGTCGATGGGCCTCGGCGCGGTCGTCATCCACGCGAGTAGTCTCGCCGTCGAGGGCGTTCCATCGCCGTCTCTCTCGGCCGATACCGTCGCTGCGCTCGTGTTCTTGGGTCTCTTCGCCAGCGCCCTCGCGTACTCCATCTACTTCGACCTGCTCGAACGGCAGGGTCCGTTCCAGGCGAACCTCGTCGCCTACATCGTGCCCGTGGTGGCGACGCTGCTCGGGTGGGCGCTTCTGAGCGAGCGAATCACTCCGGCGACAGTCGGCGGCTTTCTGCTCGTCTTCGTCGGGTTCGCGCTGGTGAAGTACAAGACGCTAATCGACGAACTCCCGAAGATGCGCGCGGGTGTCCGCGCCGTCGTCGGGTTGTTCCGCTGA